A genomic window from Vigna radiata var. radiata cultivar VC1973A chromosome 2, Vradiata_ver6, whole genome shotgun sequence includes:
- the LOC106756382 gene encoding pentatricopeptide repeat-containing protein At1g03560, mitochondrial, with protein MRRVALALLIRVYPLRSHNARRSFSTLLPPPREVVEPFCNLSDVVSSPQTSPWVPQIISLLDGSPSMESNLDSFCRQYLISLSPAFVSHTLRSLSDPLTATRFFSWAATQPNYTHSLDCHVSLLPLLPPSSLPAAVASLRHANLPITLPAAHSLAKTLASAGLIHDLLWLFRAMTTNNLPLSLIILNSLLNALVNASLVDSAERVFKSMQEGASPKPDVVSYNTLVKGYCKVGRTRDAFAMLREMEAENVPPDEATYMTLMQACYNEGDIDSCVRLYHEMEEDEVLVTKIPSHAYSLTICGLCKQGKVVEGCFVFESMIKKGCVAHKAVYTAMIDGYAKSGNMDAALSFLERMKVDGVEPDEVTYGAVVGGLCKSGKVEEAMGYFRFCKGNGVGVNAVFYSSLIDGLGKVGRVDEAERLFEEMAEVGCPPDSYCYNALMDGLCKSGRVDEALVLFRRMEQEGCEQTIYTFTILISELFKERRNEEALKLWEEMIDKGVTPNAACFRALSIGLCLSGKVARACRVLDELAPMGIVLERAYEDMIGVLCKAGRVKEACKLADGIVDRGREIPGKVRTVLINALRKAGNADLAIKLMHSKIGIGYDRMRSVKKRVKFQTLVNS; from the coding sequence ATGAGAAGAGTAGCCCTTGCGCTACTCATACGAGTTTACCCTTTGCGCAGCCACAATGCACGGCGCTCGTTCAGCACACTCCTCCCTCCGCCGCGCGAGGTGGTGGAACCCTTCTGCAACCTCTCCGACGTCGTTTCCTCACCTCAAACCTCTCCGTGGGTccctcaaatcatctccctcctCGACGGTTCTCCCTCCATGGAGTCCAACCTCGACTCCTTCTGCCGCCAATACCTCATCTCTCTCTCCCCCGCCTTTGTTTCCCACACGCTCCGCTCCCTCTCCGACCCTCTCACCGCCACGCGCTTCTTCTCTTGGGCCGCCACACAACCCAACTACACCCACTCCCTCGACTGCCACGTGTCCCTCCTCCCCCTCCTGCCCCCCTCCTCCCTCCCCGCCGCTGTCGCCAGCCTCCGCCACGCCAACCTCCCCATCACCCTCCCGGCTGCCCACTCCCTTGCCAAAACCCTAGCCTCCGCCGGCCTCATCCATGATCTCCTCTGGCTGTTCCGCGCCATGACGACCAACAACCTCCCTCTCTCCCTCATCATCCTCAACTCCCTCCTCAACGCCCTCGTCAACGCCTCCCTCGTCGACTCCGCCGAGCGCGTGTTCAAATCAATGCAGGAAGGCGCGTCGCCCAAGCCCGACGTCGTCAGTTACAACACGCTCGTCAAAGGCTACTGCAAGGTCGGGCGAACGCGGGACGCGTTCGCCATGCTTCGCGAAATGGAGGCTGAAAACGTTCCGCCCGATGAGGCCACGTACATGACCCTGATGCAGGCGTGTTACAATGAGGGTGACATAGATTCGTGCGTGAGGCTTTaccatgagatggaggaggatgaAGTGTTGGTAACGAAAATCCCTTCTCACGCGTATAGTTTAACAATATGTGGTTTGTGTAAGCAGGGGAAGGTTGTGGAGGGTTGTTTTGTGTTTGAGAGTATGATTAAGAAAGGTTGTGTGGCTCACAAGGCTGTGTATACTGCCATGATTGATGGTTATGCCAAGAGCGGGAACATGGATGCGGCGCTCTCGTTTTTGGAGAGGATGAAGGTGGATGGAGTTGAGCCTGATGAGGTTACTTATGGTGCTGTTGTAGGTGGTTTGTGCAAGAGTGGGAAAGTGGAGGAGGCCATGGgttattttaggttttgtaaGGGTAATGGGGTGGGTGTGAATGCTGTGTTCTATTCGAGTTTGATTGATGGGCTTGGGAAGGTTGGGAGGGTGGATGAGGCGGAGAGGCTGTTTGAGGAAATGGCGGAAGTGGGGTGTCCACCGGATTCGTATTGTTACAATGCTCTGATGGATGGTTTGTGCAAGAGTGGGAGGGTTGATGAGGCTCTGGTGTTGTTTAGGCGGATGGAGCAAGAGGGGTGTGAGCAGACTATTTATACTTTTACTATACTTATAAGTGAGCTCTTCAAGGAGAGGAGGAACGAGGAGGCGCTGAAGCTGTGGGAGGAGATGATCGACAAAGGTGTCACGCCGAATGCTGCATGTTTCAGGGCTCTTTCAATTGGGCTGTGTCTTTCAGGGAAGGTTGCAAGGGCCTGCAGGGTGTTGGATGAGCTTGCCCCGATGGGGATTGTTCTGGAGAGAGCCTATGAGGACATGATTGGTGTGCTGTGCAAGGCTGGTCGTGTAAAGGAGGCCTGCAAGTTGGCTGATGGGATTGTGGATAGGGGTAGGGAAATACCAGGAAAGGTTCGGACTGTGCTGATCAATGCCTTGAGGAAGGCTGGTAATGCGGATTTGGCGATTAAGTTAATGCACAGCAAGATTGGTATTGGGTATGATCGAATGCGGAGTGTTAAAAAGCGAGTGAAGTTCCAAACCCTCGTCAACAGCTGA